The Carassius gibelio isolate Cgi1373 ecotype wild population from Czech Republic chromosome B22, carGib1.2-hapl.c, whole genome shotgun sequence genome window below encodes:
- the LOC127987571 gene encoding protein NLRC3-like, with protein sequence MSLSHKQSVRSGSHVSSSVSVKSDRSKHEPPGFSEETTSATESVRSGSHVSSSVSVKSDRSKHEPPVFSEETPSATESRLQKETLDSDFQINRNRKNFTDKLLGIFQDLEKKIITFLKNELEMFKKILQKENLQYFVKDFNENRCSMKEAALDLTLYFLREMKQDEAADTLEDELFFIHQLKCSLKKKYQCVFEGIAKQGDSTLLKNIYTDLYITQGCSEQVNTEHEVRQIEVASRRHDSQEIQVECKHLFEAPEQDKQIRTVLTKGVAGIGKSVSVQKFVLDWAEGKENQDISFIFPLPFREMNLKEQEKLSLMDLITQFFPETKGLNLTRRNQFKVLFILDGLDECRLPVNFKDNETWSDVSSPASLDVLLTNLIKGNLLPSALIWITSRPAAASKIPPDCIDRLTEIRGFNDAQKEEYFRKRFTDENQAKEIIDHVKQSKSLFIMCHIPVFCWISATVLQNILEEKRNNVVKNNQADDVSKTLQESNTEDTPKTLTQMYTHFLRFQIQQSRRKYDGEHTPDVSWDKDAIFSLGKLAFDQLERNNVIFYERDLEACGIDIYTASVYSGMCTQIFKEETGILLGTMYCFVHLSIQEFIAALYAHLFLDIKKKSIFVHESTKWKYKSKTMIDLLKTAVDKALESDNGHLDLFLRFLLGFSLQSNQRLLQGLLKQKNRNEQNKQEIVQYIKQKLESNLSPERSINLFYCLNELNDQTLVKDIQTHLSKGSLSSADLSPAQWSALVFVLLTSDEELEEFELQKFKQSDECLIRLSAVIKTSKRAL encoded by the exons GTATTCAGTGAGGAAACACCATCAGCTACTGAAAg cAGGCTGCAAAAGGAGACATTAGACTCAGACTTCCAGATTAACAGGAACCGCAAGAATTTCACAGACAAACTTCTAGGAATCTTCCAg GATCTTGAGaagaaaataatcacatttctaAAAAATGAGCTGGaaatgtttaagaaaatattacaaaaagagaaCTTGCAGTActttgtgaaggactttaatgagaacagatgcagtatgaaagaagcagctcttgatctcacgctctacttcctgagagagatgaagcaagatgaagctgctgatactCTAGAAG atgaactgttcttcattcatcagctaaagtgtagcctaaagaagaagtatcaatgtgtgtttgaaggaattgcaaagcaaggtgactctacacttctgaagaacatctacacagatctctatatcactcagggttgtagtgaacaggtcaatactgaacatgaggtgagacagattgaagttgcttccagacgtcatgactcacaggagatacaggttgagtgcaaacatttgtttgaagcacccgaacaagacaagcagatcagaactgtactgacaaaaggagttgctggcattggaaaatcagtctctgtgcagaagtttgttctggattgggccgaaggaaaagaaaatcaagatatcagcttcatatttcctcttccatttagagagatgaacttaaaggagcaagaaaaactaagtttgatggaccttataactcagtttttcccagagacaaaaggactgaaccttacaagaagaaatcaattcaaagtcttgttcattcttgatggattggatgaatgtcgacttccagtaaactttaaggataatgagacgtggtctgatgtttcctcaccagcctctctggatgttctcctgacgaacctcatcaagggaaatctgcttccttctgctctcatctggatcaccagcagaccagcagctgccagtaagattcctcctgactgtatcgaccggctgacagagatacgaggattcaatgatgcacaaaaggaggagtacttcagaaaaagattcacagatgagaatcaggccaaagaaatcattgatcatgttaaacaatcaaagagtctctttatcatgtgccacatcccagtcttctgctggatttcagccactgttctccagaacattttagaggagaaaagaaataatgttgtgaaaaacaatcaggctgatgatgtctccaaaacactgcaggagtcaaatactgaagacactcctaagactctgacacaaatgtacacacacttcctcagatttcagatccagcagagcagacgaaagtatgatggagaacatacaccagatgtttcctgggataaagatgccatcttttcactggggaaactggcatttgatcagctggaaagaaacaatgtgatcttctatgagagagatctggaagcctgtggtattgacATCTATAcggcatcagtgtactcaggcatgtgtacccagatctttaaggaggaaacagggatccttcttggtaccatgtactgcttcgttcacttgagcattcaagagtttattgcagccctttatgcacatctgtttctagaCATAAAGAAGAAAAGTATATTTGTTCATGAGTCtacaaaatggaaatataaaagtaaaaccatgattgatttgctgaagactgcagtggacaaggcactagagagtgataatggacacctggatctttttcttcgattcctccttggtttttcactccagtccaatcagagactcttacagggtctGTTGAAACAGAAAAATAGAAATGAGCAGAACAAACaggaaatagttcagtacatcaagcagaaattagagtctaatctgtctccagagagatccatcaatctgttctactgtctgaatgaactgaacgaccaaactctggtgaaagacattcagacccaccttagcaaaggaagtctctcatctgctgatctttcacctgcccagtggtctgctttggtctttgtgttgttgacatcagacGAGGAGCTGGAGGaatttgagcttcagaaattcaagCAATCAGATgagtgtctcattagattatcagcagtcatcaaaacctctaaaagagctctgtaa